The Maridesulfovibrio zosterae DSM 11974 genome contains a region encoding:
- a CDS encoding argininosuccinate synthase, with translation MSKIEKVVLAYSGGLDTSIILKWIKNEYDCEVITLTADLGQGEELDGIEEKALSTGATKAFVEDLREEFARDFIFPCFRASAIYEGRYLLGTSIARPLIAKRMVEIAESEGAQALAHGATGKGNDQVRFELAGMGMNPRLKTIAPWREWDLKSRTDLMEYAKENGIDIPVTRKKPWSMDANLLHVSFEGSELEDPWNAPSPESYRYCTPIEKAPDEAEVITLDFEKGDPVAINGVKYSPAALIEKLNELGGKHGIGRVDMVENRFVGMKSRGVYETPGGTIIHTAHRDLEGLCMDREVMHLRDSLIPKYAEMIYNGFWYAPERIALQAMIDETQKTITGTVRLKLYKGNVIPEGRKSPYSLYREDLATFEEDEVYNQKDAEGFIKLVGLRLKGKTSSGSNWIKEGDVCEE, from the coding sequence ATGAGTAAAATTGAAAAAGTAGTTTTGGCTTATTCTGGTGGGCTTGATACTTCCATTATTCTAAAATGGATTAAAAACGAGTATGATTGTGAAGTAATCACTCTTACAGCTGACTTAGGTCAGGGGGAAGAACTTGATGGTATCGAAGAAAAGGCTCTTAGTACAGGTGCTACAAAAGCATTTGTAGAAGATCTGCGTGAAGAATTCGCCCGTGATTTTATTTTTCCATGTTTCCGTGCCAGTGCCATTTACGAAGGTCGTTACCTGCTTGGAACTTCCATCGCACGTCCATTGATTGCCAAGAGAATGGTTGAGATTGCTGAAAGCGAGGGTGCTCAGGCTTTGGCTCATGGAGCTACAGGTAAAGGTAATGATCAGGTTCGTTTCGAGCTTGCTGGTATGGGCATGAACCCAAGGCTCAAGACTATTGCTCCATGGCGTGAATGGGATCTGAAATCACGTACTGATCTGATGGAATATGCTAAGGAAAATGGGATTGATATTCCTGTTACTCGCAAAAAACCATGGTCCATGGATGCCAACCTGCTGCATGTAAGCTTTGAAGGTTCAGAACTTGAAGATCCTTGGAATGCTCCTTCTCCCGAATCATACAGATATTGTACTCCTATTGAGAAAGCTCCTGATGAGGCTGAAGTAATCACTCTTGATTTTGAAAAAGGTGATCCTGTTGCTATCAATGGTGTGAAATACTCTCCTGCAGCTCTTATTGAGAAGCTCAATGAGCTTGGCGGAAAACATGGTATTGGCCGTGTAGACATGGTTGAAAACAGATTTGTCGGTATGAAGTCCCGTGGTGTATATGAAACACCCGGTGGAACTATCATCCATACTGCTCATCGTGATCTCGAAGGATTATGTATGGACCGCGAGGTAATGCATCTCAGAGACAGTCTGATACCTAAGTATGCAGAGATGATTTATAACGGTTTCTGGTACGCTCCGGAACGTATAGCTCTTCAGGCTATGATTGATGAAACTCAGAAGACTATTACCGGTACTGTAAGATTAAAACTTTACAAGGGTAATGTCATTCCTGAAGGTCGTAAGTCTCCTTATTCACTGTACCGTGAAGATCTTGCTACCTTTGAAGAAGATGAAGTCTACAACCAGAAAGATGCAGAAGGTTTTATCAAACTTGTAGGTCTGCGTCTTAAAGGCAAAACTTCTTCAGGATCAAACTGGATCAAAGAAGGCGATGTCTGCGAAGAGTAA
- the argH gene encoding argininosuccinate lyase, whose protein sequence is MADNKLWGGRFAQKTAASVEDYTESVSYDRNLYREDIAGSQAHAKMLAEQGVLTVEEAETLVKGLDQVFEEIESGKFEWKKEMEDLHMNIESRLTEIVGSVGGKLHTGRSRNDQVATTFRLNVVHSLEAWKVALEKLIAVFTTKAEAHTDVLLPGYTHLQPAQPVSLAHHMLAYAWMFKRDHSRVCDCLKRANVCPLGAAALAGTTYPLKPSVSAQHLGMEDTFRNSLDAVSDRDFVMEAMFAGSLIMTHLSRICEELIIWANPCFGFIKLPDAFSTGSSIMPQKKNPDVCELMRGKTGRVYGDLFSLMTICKGLPLAYNRDMQEDKEPFFDVDKTVHASVSIMADMMEAMGFNPQNMKAALKKGFLNATELADYLVGKGIPFREAHHITGSAVAYAEKASKGLEDLTIEELKTFSDKIDGDVFEILSYEAAVKRRVSPGGTGPESVKAQISELKDWLA, encoded by the coding sequence ATGGCTGATAATAAATTGTGGGGCGGCAGATTTGCCCAGAAGACAGCTGCGTCTGTGGAAGATTACACTGAATCAGTTAGTTATGATCGGAATTTGTACCGTGAAGATATTGCAGGTTCACAGGCTCATGCTAAAATGCTTGCGGAGCAGGGGGTTCTTACTGTTGAAGAAGCTGAAACACTGGTTAAAGGTCTCGATCAGGTTTTTGAAGAAATTGAGTCAGGCAAATTTGAATGGAAAAAGGAGATGGAAGATCTCCACATGAACATTGAAAGTCGGCTCACGGAAATAGTAGGTTCTGTCGGTGGCAAATTGCATACCGGACGTAGCAGGAATGATCAGGTTGCTACAACATTTAGGCTTAATGTTGTCCATTCTCTTGAAGCATGGAAAGTTGCTCTTGAAAAACTTATCGCAGTTTTTACAACTAAGGCTGAAGCTCATACCGATGTTCTTCTCCCTGGGTATACGCATCTTCAGCCTGCACAGCCTGTAAGTCTTGCCCACCATATGCTTGCATATGCTTGGATGTTCAAACGTGATCACAGTCGTGTCTGTGACTGTCTGAAAAGAGCAAATGTCTGTCCGTTGGGCGCAGCCGCTTTGGCAGGAACCACCTATCCGCTCAAACCGTCAGTCTCTGCGCAGCATCTAGGAATGGAAGATACTTTTCGCAATAGTCTTGATGCCGTTTCCGACCGTGACTTTGTTATGGAAGCCATGTTTGCAGGAAGTCTTATTATGACTCATCTGAGTCGTATATGTGAAGAGCTTATAATCTGGGCTAATCCATGTTTTGGATTTATTAAATTACCGGATGCTTTTTCAACTGGTTCATCCATCATGCCGCAGAAAAAAAATCCTGACGTATGTGAGCTTATGCGTGGTAAAACAGGAAGGGTGTACGGAGATCTTTTTTCTCTCATGACTATTTGTAAAGGACTTCCACTGGCATACAACCGTGATATGCAGGAAGATAAAGAGCCGTTTTTTGATGTCGACAAGACTGTTCATGCATCTGTCTCAATTATGGCGGATATGATGGAAGCTATGGGTTTTAATCCTCAGAATATGAAAGCAGCACTTAAGAAGGGCTTCTTAAATGCTACAGAGCTTGCTGATTATCTCGTGGGAAAAGGGATTCCATTTCGTGAAGCTCATCATATTACAGGTTCTGCTGTGGCTTATGCAGAAAAGGCTTCTAAGGGACTTGAAGATTTAACAATTGAAGAACTAAAGACTTTTTCAGATAAAATAGATGGTGATGTTTTTGAGATTCTTTCATACGAAGCAGCAGTTAAACGTAGAGTTTCACCCGGTGGAACTGGTCCTGAGTCTGTTAAAGCTCAGATTAGCGAGTTGAAAGATTGGCTGGCTTAG
- a CDS encoding HD-GYP domain-containing protein: MFTRILQFFDFSDWSFFSSSHHIQMSILRRIAGVSVLLAVCVGSIAYYSEMRNVGQEVGQMAINQVDYTMKNSLPLITNPTKENLVKLNSILKIDLDRSDFVLIELYTPEKEEMAEAAQAGVESIDQQAAIHGKELLKQEQTTYRNFVTGGHHYVQVFTALKDQGEINVGYFEGLYRVSDAKWSAIVSRVYYIVGFVVFAVLGTAAILYPIICRLISGILSFSTNLAEANIGMLISMGAAIAKRDCDTDAHNYRVTILAVMLAESLGLSAEKIRTLIVGSFLHDVGKIAIADAILLKPGKLNEDEWTIMKTHVDHGVDVVKEHAWLAQAIPVVHAHHEKYDGTGYPSGLTGENIPLGARIFALADVFDALYSKRPYKDPFPFEKCLSIIEEGSGNHFDPMLVEPFIKVAKKFVTVPDLEKTEVLRPILVKYIDNYFQIILDK, from the coding sequence GTGTTTACTAGGATTTTACAATTTTTTGATTTTTCTGACTGGAGTTTTTTTTCCAGCAGTCATCATATACAGATGTCTATACTACGTCGGATTGCCGGTGTGAGTGTCTTACTGGCTGTTTGTGTAGGATCAATTGCTTATTATAGTGAAATGCGAAACGTTGGGCAGGAAGTCGGGCAGATGGCCATAAATCAGGTTGATTACACAATGAAAAACAGCCTTCCATTGATAACTAATCCTACCAAAGAAAATCTTGTAAAATTGAACAGTATATTAAAAATTGATCTTGATAGAAGCGACTTTGTGCTCATTGAATTATATACTCCTGAAAAAGAGGAAATGGCTGAAGCTGCTCAGGCAGGAGTTGAAAGTATAGATCAACAGGCTGCGATTCATGGAAAGGAACTTCTTAAGCAGGAACAGACTACCTATCGTAATTTTGTGACAGGTGGACATCATTATGTTCAGGTATTTACAGCTCTTAAAGATCAAGGAGAGATAAATGTCGGCTATTTTGAGGGGTTATATAGAGTTTCTGACGCAAAATGGTCTGCAATAGTCAGCAGAGTATACTATATTGTCGGTTTTGTAGTTTTTGCTGTTCTTGGAACCGCGGCGATATTGTATCCTATAATTTGCCGACTTATTAGTGGTATTTTAAGCTTTTCAACTAATTTAGCTGAAGCCAATATAGGTATGTTGATTTCAATGGGGGCTGCAATAGCCAAGAGAGACTGTGATACTGATGCACATAACTACAGGGTAACTATTCTTGCTGTTATGCTTGCTGAATCATTAGGTTTATCTGCTGAAAAAATACGTACTTTGATTGTTGGGTCTTTTCTGCACGATGTCGGAAAGATTGCCATTGCAGATGCAATACTTTTGAAGCCGGGTAAGTTGAATGAAGATGAGTGGACAATAATGAAGACTCATGTTGATCATGGTGTGGATGTGGTTAAAGAGCATGCATGGCTTGCTCAGGCTATTCCTGTTGTACATGCCCACCATGAAAAGTATGATGGCACAGGTTATCCAAGCGGTTTAACAGGTGAAAATATTCCCCTCGGCGCTAGGATTTTTGCTCTGGCAGATGTCTTTGACGCACTCTATTCCAAAAGACCTTACAAAGATCCATTTCCTTTTGAAAAGTGCCTAAGTATAATTGAAGAGGGCAGTGGAAATCATTTCGATCCTATGCTTGTTGAACCTTTTATAAAAGTTGCAAAAAAATTTGTAACTGTTCCTGATTTAGAAAAAACAGAGGTTCTGCGACCTATTCTTGTAAAATATATTGATAATTATTTTCAAATCATTTTGGATAAATAG
- a CDS encoding bacteriohemerythrin: MSNEEISAHSLHTGIGLIDSQHQTFFTLLKKIKKSINENSPEDISRIIEELHLYTLYHFETEEKLLEKHGLVSIEEHKEKHRLMAEQIEEFRLQEITDPISLAEHMNIFFTVWLIEHIQNTDIEDLKIVTQKN; the protein is encoded by the coding sequence ATGAGCAATGAAGAAATCTCTGCGCATTCTCTTCACACTGGAATAGGGCTAATTGACAGTCAGCATCAAACTTTCTTTACTCTGCTTAAAAAAATCAAAAAGAGCATCAATGAAAATTCTCCAGAAGACATATCCAGGATAATAGAGGAACTCCATCTCTACACTCTCTATCATTTTGAAACAGAGGAAAAACTGCTTGAAAAGCATGGCTTAGTTTCTATAGAGGAGCATAAAGAAAAGCACAGACTTATGGCTGAACAAATTGAAGAATTTAGACTTCAAGAAATAACAGACCCTATTTCTTTAGCTGAACATATGAATATTTTTTTTACTGTATGGTTGATTGAACACATACAAAATACTGACATTGAAGATCTTAAAATTGTGACCCAAAAAAACTGA
- the ftsH gene encoding ATP-dependent zinc metalloprotease FtsH produces the protein MNSFAKNLLVWVTIMLVMIVLFNLFNQPQTSQLKLSYTDFLMRVDEGEVIQVKIQGQKISGVMVGDKRFVTYTPDDPSLVSNLIKKKIEVVAEPEEEAPWYMTLFISWFPMLLLVGVWIFFMRQMQGGGGGRGGAMSFGRSKARMLNEETARVTFEDVAGVDEAKAELEEVVQFLSEPKKFTRLGGRIPKGVLLVGPPGTGKTLLARAVAGEAGVPFFSISGSDFVEMFVGVGASRVRDLFAQGKKNAPCLIFIDEIDAVGRQRGAGLGGGHDEREQTLNQLLVEMDGFESNEGVILIAATNRPDVLDPALLRPGRFDRQVVVPTPDVQGRAHILKVHTRKTPLAGEIDLDVIARGTPGFSGADLENLVNEAALYAAKNNQDHVLMVDFEEAKDKVLMGRERRSLILTDEEKKTTAYHEAGHALIAKLLENTDPVHKVTIIPRGRALGVTQQLPVDDRHNYSKGYLEDTLVMLLGGRVAEELILNQMTTGASNDIERATKMARSMVCQWGMSEKLGPMTFGETNDQVFLGKDFGHQRDFSEDTSRLIDSEVRRIIDTAHETARQLLAEHEEDLHKLAEALLERETISGADIDTLMDGGVLPPLEPVSTAKPATAARAYGSTSKTGYTPVKEAKDDKDSEEKDEFSFDEKPSDEDSKVSEVSVDEKETDEVKASDDKKSSE, from the coding sequence TTGAATAGTTTTGCCAAGAATCTCTTGGTCTGGGTAACAATCATGCTGGTTATGATTGTTTTGTTCAATCTTTTCAACCAGCCACAGACTTCCCAGCTCAAACTTTCCTACACTGATTTTCTTATGAGAGTCGATGAAGGTGAGGTCATACAGGTTAAGATTCAAGGGCAGAAAATCAGTGGTGTAATGGTTGGAGATAAACGCTTCGTTACCTATACACCTGATGATCCAAGCCTTGTAAGTAATTTAATTAAAAAGAAGATCGAAGTTGTTGCTGAACCTGAAGAAGAAGCTCCATGGTATATGACTTTATTTATATCATGGTTTCCTATGCTGCTTTTAGTTGGTGTTTGGATTTTCTTTATGCGCCAGATGCAGGGTGGCGGTGGAGGCCGTGGCGGAGCTATGTCCTTCGGTCGTTCAAAAGCCCGTATGCTTAATGAAGAAACTGCCCGAGTCACTTTTGAAGATGTTGCGGGTGTTGATGAAGCAAAGGCCGAACTTGAAGAAGTTGTTCAGTTTCTGAGTGAACCGAAAAAATTTACACGTTTAGGTGGTCGCATACCTAAAGGTGTTCTTTTAGTAGGCCCTCCCGGTACAGGTAAAACTCTGCTTGCCCGTGCTGTTGCCGGTGAAGCAGGAGTCCCGTTTTTTTCCATCTCCGGTTCCGACTTTGTTGAAATGTTTGTCGGTGTAGGTGCTTCTCGTGTGCGTGATCTTTTTGCGCAGGGTAAAAAGAATGCTCCTTGTCTGATTTTTATTGATGAAATAGACGCTGTTGGGCGCCAGCGTGGTGCCGGACTAGGCGGTGGACATGATGAGCGTGAGCAGACCCTTAACCAGCTTCTGGTAGAAATGGACGGTTTTGAGTCCAATGAAGGCGTTATTCTCATTGCAGCCACCAACAGGCCTGATGTTCTGGACCCGGCTCTTCTTAGACCAGGTCGTTTTGACCGTCAGGTTGTTGTGCCTACTCCTGATGTACAGGGAAGGGCTCATATCCTTAAAGTTCATACCCGCAAGACTCCTCTTGCCGGTGAAATTGATCTTGATGTAATTGCTCGCGGTACGCCCGGATTTTCCGGTGCAGATCTTGAGAACCTTGTTAACGAGGCCGCTCTTTACGCCGCAAAAAATAATCAGGATCATGTTCTCATGGTCGATTTTGAAGAGGCCAAAGACAAAGTCCTTATGGGGCGTGAACGTCGCAGTCTTATTCTAACTGACGAAGAGAAAAAGACTACTGCATATCATGAAGCAGGTCATGCTTTGATTGCAAAGCTGCTTGAAAATACTGACCCTGTTCATAAAGTTACTATTATCCCTCGTGGACGGGCTCTTGGTGTCACTCAGCAGCTACCTGTAGATGATCGTCATAACTATTCCAAAGGATACCTTGAGGATACTCTCGTAATGTTACTTGGCGGACGTGTGGCAGAAGAGTTGATCTTGAATCAGATGACCACCGGAGCAAGTAATGATATTGAGCGTGCTACAAAGATGGCCCGCAGCATGGTTTGTCAGTGGGGTATGAGTGAAAAGCTCGGTCCTATGACTTTCGGTGAGACCAATGATCAGGTTTTTCTTGGAAAAGATTTTGGACATCAGAGAGATTTCAGTGAAGATACTTCACGTCTTATCGATTCTGAAGTCAGAAGAATTATTGATACTGCTCATGAAACAGCAAGGCAGCTTCTGGCTGAACACGAAGAAGATCTTCATAAGTTGGCAGAAGCTCTGCTTGAGCGTGAGACTATCTCCGGTGCCGATATAGATACTCTCATGGATGGCGGGGTACTTCCCCCTCTTGAACCAGTCTCTACAGCAAAACCAGCTACAGCGGCGCGTGCTTACGGTTCTACCTCTAAAACAGGCTATACACCTGTTAAAGAGGCTAAGGATGATAAAGATTCTGAAGAGAAAGATGAGTTTTCTTTTGATGAGAAACCATCAGACGAAGATTCTAAAGTCTCTGAAGTCAGTGTAGATGAAAAAGAAACTGACGAAGTTAAAGCTTCTGATGATAAAAAAAGCTCTGAATAA
- the folP gene encoding dihydropteroate synthase, whose amino-acid sequence MTKDYSWTIKGGRVLGPAPFFIAGIVNVTPDSFYDGGKNFDYQQAVAHGVELARQGAHILDVGGESTRPFADPVSVKDELERVIPVVRELSSKYVVSVDTVKSEVARAALENGAGIINDVSAFAQDPALLEVIGDSKPGYVLMHSQGTPEKMQLSPHYDNIIEEILTFFKKSLEKLVKSGLPERNIVVDPGIGFGKSLEHNLDILRNIDKIMDLGFPVYMGLSNKSLWGKLLGLKPDERQNATQAATAVLAAKGVPIHRVHEVALTSQTLKIVQEISGAY is encoded by the coding sequence ATGACCAAAGATTATTCATGGACCATAAAAGGGGGTAGGGTATTAGGCCCTGCCCCTTTTTTTATTGCAGGTATTGTTAATGTTACTCCTGATTCATTTTATGACGGGGGAAAGAATTTCGACTATCAGCAGGCCGTTGCGCACGGCGTTGAGTTAGCTCGACAGGGCGCACATATCCTTGATGTGGGTGGAGAAAGCACCAGACCTTTTGCTGATCCTGTGTCCGTTAAGGATGAACTTGAACGAGTTATTCCGGTTGTCCGTGAACTCTCAAGTAAATATGTAGTGTCTGTTGATACTGTAAAGAGTGAGGTTGCCCGTGCAGCTCTTGAAAATGGGGCAGGAATTATCAATGATGTTTCAGCCTTTGCACAAGACCCAGCTCTCCTTGAAGTTATTGGAGATTCAAAACCTGGTTATGTTTTAATGCATAGTCAGGGGACTCCTGAAAAGATGCAATTATCTCCGCACTATGATAATATCATAGAAGAGATTTTAACTTTTTTTAAAAAAAGTCTTGAAAAACTCGTAAAATCAGGCTTACCGGAAAGAAATATTGTAGTTGATCCAGGCATTGGATTTGGGAAAAGTTTAGAGCATAATCTTGATATTTTGCGTAATATCGACAAGATCATGGACCTCGGATTTCCAGTTTATATGGGGCTGTCTAATAAATCCTTGTGGGGTAAGCTGCTTGGTCTCAAACCGGATGAAAGACAAAATGCAACACAAGCGGCAACAGCTGTTCTTGCTGCTAAGGGAGTTCCCATTCATAGGGTTCATGAGGTTGCATTAACCAGTCAGACGTTAAAGATTGTACAGGAGATTAGCGGGGCATATTGA
- the cdaA gene encoding diadenylate cyclase CdaA: MFEFLGFQISWKELLDIGLVAVVYFYIILLVRGTRAAAVIWGLLLVLTVYYVSDVFGLYTLNWLLTNFLSSIFLVIIVLFQRDIRKGLAQMGAGRLWHKKDFELAVIDEIGAAMDSMARQKIGALVVIQKNVPLGDIIEKGVEINGKVSKQLLINIFWPDTPLHDGAVVIDSDKIVAASCILPLAQVSTRQSAVGTRHRAALGISEETDAIAIIVSEERGTISVAIGGKLTTSLDIVRLKRVLRNVFD, translated from the coding sequence ATGTTTGAGTTTCTGGGCTTTCAGATTTCATGGAAAGAGCTTCTGGACATAGGTCTTGTAGCTGTTGTCTATTTTTATATTATCCTGCTGGTACGTGGTACTCGTGCAGCAGCGGTGATATGGGGCCTGTTGCTTGTGCTTACAGTTTATTACGTATCAGATGTTTTTGGTCTGTATACGTTAAACTGGTTGCTAACTAATTTTCTTAGTTCAATTTTTCTTGTTATTATTGTTCTTTTTCAGCGTGACATTCGAAAAGGTTTGGCACAGATGGGCGCCGGGCGGCTATGGCACAAAAAGGATTTTGAATTAGCTGTGATAGATGAAATCGGCGCTGCTATGGATTCTATGGCCCGGCAGAAGATCGGGGCTTTGGTGGTTATTCAAAAGAATGTCCCTCTTGGTGATATCATTGAAAAAGGTGTAGAAATTAATGGAAAGGTCAGCAAGCAGTTGCTGATTAATATTTTTTGGCCGGACACCCCCCTGCATGATGGGGCTGTGGTAATTGATTCAGATAAAATTGTGGCGGCTTCCTGTATTTTGCCGCTGGCGCAGGTGTCTACCAGACAAAGCGCTGTCGGTACCAGACATAGAGCCGCCTTAGGTATAAGTGAAGAAACTGATGCTATTGCAATTATTGTTTCAGAGGAACGCGGAACTATTTCTGTCGCTATAGGCGGAAAGCTCACAACTAGTCTTGATATTGTCAGGCTGAAACGTGTTTTAAGGAACGTGTTTGATTAA
- a CDS encoding CdaR family protein produces the protein MTAQRWKIAALALMMSVLTWYLVTGRELVETWVEFPMEIINPPQGMIIRDGMITKVSARLRGPKGLIRSLDTKKLAYSLDTGNLVVGSNPVNIIPEQLGLGSALEVVEIKPSHINLVMDMYVKKQVEVVPAWTGDLHRDFTLKKKYSEPTEVTLRGPASILKKVGQVQTQPIVVDTNTPENWTGDVPLRLPDEVESNPGVVSVTLEFAVRKGKMWVKVPLYILGPEDVDFSASQNFVRLLIEGPKPFFRKSGFRNEITASIDLNATIPIGKNVVPYEVSLPKGCIVKKRKPEAITVTISRQTPEGH, from the coding sequence ATGACAGCACAGCGTTGGAAAATAGCCGCTCTGGCTCTTATGATGTCCGTCTTGACATGGTACCTTGTTACCGGTCGTGAGTTGGTGGAAACATGGGTTGAATTCCCGATGGAAATTATTAATCCCCCACAGGGAATGATAATCCGTGACGGTATGATTACTAAGGTTTCTGCGCGCCTTAGAGGTCCTAAGGGACTTATTCGCAGCCTTGATACTAAAAAGCTAGCTTATTCGCTTGATACTGGAAATTTAGTGGTTGGCAGCAATCCTGTGAATATTATTCCTGAACAGCTCGGGCTAGGGAGTGCTTTGGAGGTTGTTGAAATTAAGCCTTCACATATTAATCTTGTGATGGATATGTACGTGAAGAAACAGGTTGAAGTTGTTCCTGCCTGGACTGGTGATTTACATCGTGACTTTACTCTTAAGAAAAAGTACAGCGAACCTACTGAAGTTACTTTGCGAGGACCTGCTTCAATTTTGAAAAAGGTTGGCCAAGTACAAACTCAGCCGATTGTTGTTGATACAAATACACCTGAGAATTGGACTGGTGATGTTCCGTTGCGCCTGCCTGATGAAGTGGAATCAAATCCGGGGGTAGTTTCTGTTACTCTCGAATTTGCTGTGCGCAAAGGAAAGATGTGGGTAAAAGTTCCTCTCTATATTCTGGGGCCTGAGGATGTTGATTTTTCTGCCAGTCAGAATTTCGTAAGACTGCTTATAGAGGGGCCGAAACCCTTTTTCCGTAAAAGCGGATTCAGAAATGAAATAACAGCTTCAATTGATCTTAATGCAACAATTCCCATTGGGAAAAACGTAGTCCCTTATGAAGTAAGTCTTCCTAAAGGTTGCATTGTTAAAAAGAGAAAGCCGGAAGCTATAACTGTAACAATATCGAGACAGACACCTGAAGGTCACTAG